In the genome of Poecilia reticulata strain Guanapo linkage group LG16, Guppy_female_1.0+MT, whole genome shotgun sequence, one region contains:
- the fabp10a gene encoding fatty acid-binding protein 10-A, liver basic has product MDLNGTWQVYSQENYEEFLRAMELPEDVIKMAKDIKPITEIKQTGNDFVITSKTPGKTVTNSFTIGKEAEITTMDGKKLKCVVNMEGGKLVCKTGKFNHTQELKGGEMIETLTVGSTTLVRKSRKI; this is encoded by the exons ATGGATCTCAACGGAACATGGCAGGTGTACTCCCAGGAAAACTACGAAGAGTTCCTCCGAGCCATGG AACTCCCAGAAGATGTCATCAAGATGGCCAAAGACATCAAACCGATTACTGAGATTAAGCAGACGGGCAATGACTTTGTCATCACCTCCAAGACGCCTGGAAAGACTGTGACAAACTCCTTCACCATCGGGAAAGAGGCTGAAATTACCACCATGGATGGCAAGAAGCTGAAG TGCGTTGTCAATATGGAGGGAGGAAAGCTGGTCTGCAAAACTGGCAAATTCAACCACACACAAGAGCTCAAAGGAGGAGAGATGATTGAG ACTCTGACTGTGGGCTCAACAACTCTTGTCAGGAAGAGCAGAAAGATTTAA
- the pnrc2 gene encoding proline-rich nuclear receptor coactivator 2: protein MGGGERYNIPISHPERPKKSHQLGKAKQRSRDQSGAVVASVGGAGGLHHHGHRRSDKGTTYHRSPEARQAASVEKNASVRFATTYDQNWEGAVSHLNTLLATQGSPSYAGPKFSEPPSPSVLPKPPSHWVSFPMGSCDHREIMAFQLKSLLKVQA from the coding sequence ATGGGAGGTGGAGAGAGGTACAACATTCCAATTTCCCACCCTGAACGCCCCAAGAAGAGCCACCAGCTCGGCAAGGCCAAGCAGAGGAGCCGCGACCAGAGCGGAGCGGTAGTGGCATCCGTGGGAGGGGCGGGGGGCCTTCACCATCACGGTCACCGCCGGAGCGACAAGGGCACCACCTACCACAGGTCTCCGGAGGCACGGCAGGCCGCGTCTGTGGAGAAGAATGCCTCTGTCCGTTTCGCCACCACCTACGATCAAAACTGGGAGGGCGCAGTGTCTCACCTTAATACGCTGCTAGCAACTCAGGGCAGCCCGAGTTATGCAGGGCCTAAGTTCAGTGAGCCGCCCTCGCCCAGCGTGTTGCCCAAACCTCCCAGTCATTGGGTGTCTTTCCCTATGGGATCCTGTGACCACAGAGAGATAATGGCCTTCCAGCTAAAGAGCCTCCTGAAAGTGCAGGCTTGA